A region from the Palaemon carinicauda isolate YSFRI2023 chromosome 16, ASM3689809v2, whole genome shotgun sequence genome encodes:
- the LOC137655004 gene encoding keratin, type I cytoskeletal 9-like, whose protein sequence is MKLLLVCIGAVVVAVCQAGGGGGFGGGHGGSRGGSFGGGSSGGYGSSGGFSSGGHGGGSISHGSSGGHGGGFGGSSFGGGSSGGYGSGGGFSSGGHGGGSIGHGSSGGHGGGFGGSSFGGGSSGGYGSSGGFSSGGHGGRSGGGFSGGHGGGSSGGRYGK, encoded by the exons ATG AAACTGTTATTAGTTTGCATTGGCGCTGTCGTTGTGGCAGTCTGCCAGGCAGGTGGGGGAGGAGGATTCGGTGGAGGACATGGAGGGTCTAGAGGTGGATCCTTCGGAGGAGGTTCCTCTGGAGGATATGGCTCTAGCGGTGGCTTCTCGAGTGGTGGTCATGGAGGAGGCTCCATAAGCCATGGATCCTCTGGAGGAcatggaggaggatttggaggcaGTTCCTTTGGAGGAGGATCATCTGGAGGATACGGCTCAGGCGGTGGCTTCTCCAGCGGCGGTCATGGAGGAGGTTCCATAGGCCATGGATCATCTGGAGGTCATGGCGGTGGATTTGGAGGAAGTTCCTTTGGAGGAGGATCCTCTGGAGGCTACGGCTCTAGTGGTGGATTCTCCAGCGGCGGTCACGGTGGGCGATCTGGAGGAGGATTCTCCGGCGGTCACGGAGGTGGATCCTCAGGAGGAAGATACGGAAAGTAG
- the LOC137655005 gene encoding keratin, type I cytoskeletal 9-like, producing MKLLLVCIGAVVVAVCQAGGGGGFGGGHGGSRGGSFGGGSSGGYGSRGGFSSGGHGGGSIGHGSSGGHGGGFGGSSFGGGSSGGYSSGGGFSSGGHGGGSIGHGSSGGHGGGFGGNSFGGGSSGAYISSGGFSSGGHGGGSVGHGSSGGHGGGFGGGSSGGYGSSGGFSSGGHGGRSGGGFSSGHGGRSSGGSYGK from the exons ATG AAACTGCTATTAGTTTGCATTGGCGCTGTCGTTGTGGCAGTCTGCCAGGCTGGAGGGGGAGGAGGATTTGGTGGCGGACATGGAGGATCTAGAGGTGGATCCTTTGGAGGAGGTTCTTCTGGAGGATACGGCTCAAGAGGTGGCTTTTCCAGCGGTGGTCATGGAGGAGGCTCTATAGGCCATGGATCATCTGGAGGTcacggaggaggatttggaggaagTTCCTTTGGAGGAGGATCCTCTGGAGGATACAGCTCAGGAGGCGGCTTTTCCAGCGGTGGTCATGGAGGAGGCTCCATAGGCCATGGATCGTCTGGAGGCcatggaggaggatttggaggaaaTTCCTTTGGAGGAGGATCTTCTGGAGCCTACATTTCTAGTGGTGGATTCTCCAGTGGTGGTCATGGAGGAGGCTCCGTAGGACATGGATCTTCTGGCGGTCATGGCGGAGGATTTGGAGGAGGATCTTCTGGAGGCTACGGTTCTAGTGGTGGATTCTCCAGCGGTGGTCATGGTGGACGATCTGGAGGAGGCTTCTCCAGTGGTCATGGAGGTAGATCTTCAGGAGGAAGTTATGGAAAATAA
- the LOC137655211 gene encoding keratin, type I cytoskeletal 9-like — MERISVSCVYKAKRFRRETQSGLNGSSEHTMKLLFVCIGAVVVAVCQAGGGGFGFGGRHGGSRGGSFGGGSSGGYGSGGGHSSGGHGGGSIGHGSSGGNGGGFGGSSFGGGSSGGYSSGGGVSSGGHGGGSIGHGSSGGHGGGFGGSSFGGGSSGGYGSSGGLSSGGHGGQSAGGFAGGHGGGSSGGRYGK, encoded by the exons ATGGAGAGAATTTCTGTGAGCTGTGTATATAAAGCCAAAAGATTCAGAAGAGAAACACAATCTGGACTCAACGGATCCTCTGAACACACCATG aaGCTGTTATTTGTTTGCATTGGGGCTGTCGTTGTGGCAGTCTGCCAGGCAGGTGGGGGAGGATTCGGATTCGGTGGTAGACATGGAGGATCACGAGGTGGATCCTTTGGAGGAGGTTCCTCTGGAGGATACGGCTCGGGCGGCGGCCACTCCAGTGGCGGTCATGGAGGAGGCTCTATAGGCCATGGATCGTCTGGAGGTaatggaggaggatttggaggaagTTCCTTCGGAGGAGGATCCTCTGGAGGATACAGCTCTGGTGGGGGAGTCTCCAGCGGTGGTCATGGAGGAGGTTCCATAGGCCATGGATCCTCTGGAGGTCACGGAGGAGGATTTGGTGGAAGTTCCTTTGGAGGAGGATCTTCTGGAGGCTACGGCTCTAGTGGTGGATTGTCAAGCGGTGGTCACGGTGGCCAATCTGCAGGAGGATTCGCCGGCGGTCACGGAGGTGGATCCTCAGGAGGAAGATACGGGAAGTAA
- the LOC137655006 gene encoding loricrin-like — translation MKLLVVCIGAVVVAVCQAGGGGGGFGGGHGGSNGGSFGGGSSGGYGSGGGFSSGGHGGGSIGHGSSGSNGGGFGGSSFGGGSSGGYGSGGGGSSGGHGGSSVGHGSSGGHGGGFGGSSFGGGSSGGYGSSGGLSSGGHGGQSGGGFSGGHGGGSLGGRYGK, via the exons ATG AAGCTGTTAGTAGTTTGCATTGGCGCTGTCGTTGTGGCTGTCTGCCAGGcaggtgggggaggaggaggatttGGTGGCGGACACGGAGGATCTAACGGTGGATCCTTCGGAGGAGGATCCTCTGGAGGATATGGCTCAGGAGGCGGCTTCTCCAGCGGTGGTCATGGAGGAGGTTCCATAGGCCATGGATCCTCTGGAAGTaatggaggaggatttggaggaagTTCCTTTGGAGGAGGATCATCTGGAGGATATGGCTCAGGAGGCGGCGGCTCTAGTGGTGGTCATGGAGGAAGCTCCGTAGGCCATGGATCCTCTGGAGGTcacggaggaggatttggaggaagTTCATTTGGAGGAGGATCCTCTGGAGGCTACGGCTCAAGTGGTGGATTGTCCAGCGGTGGTCACGGTGGGCAATCTGGAGGAGGATTCTCCGGCGGTCATGGAGGTGGATCCTTAGGAGGAAGATATGGAAAATAG